In Amphiprion ocellaris isolate individual 3 ecotype Okinawa chromosome 2, ASM2253959v1, whole genome shotgun sequence, the genomic stretch GTTCATGCTTCCACTAGAACTCCAGAGACTTGCAGAATCAATGCCAAGCAACACTGTCGTTTTCTGAGACACATTaagttgtttttcctttaatttgtcacccgtctGTATTTCTTTTGTTAAATCCATAACCAGATTAAATGTTTCCCCCTGTTGTCACTCTTTATGTTGAGCTAACTGTCTCCCAGCccaacatttaaaacacaaatataagaGGGCAGCAGATCTTCCCATCCCTCTGCCAGTGGACAAATAATGCCAAACTGGTTCTTTAAAAGCCCAGATTTCTATTGTCTTGTGTGTCCACAGAAAGGgatttctttgtttctgcacaaaaatttaaacaaatgtgtgtgagagagacagagaaatagAGAGGCTCTGTGTGTGAGCTCGCCTGTGTCCCAGTGTGTACTGAGCTGCTGTTACAGACATTAATCGATCTTGTCATGAACAATGGAACCAATCTGACTGCTCTAAAAGTGTGAACCCCACCCACAACACACAGCGGAGCCTGGCTCACTGTTTACTGCtttgaagcaaacaaaaaaaaaaaaacaaaaaacaatatgtACTGTACATCCCATTTATAATACATTCATCTGAATATATTTTCGTAAACAACACACTGGTCTGGAACTGCTGAAATAATTACTGTTGCTCATTTACTACAGTGACGTAAATTCGGTCAGATTAAGGGCCACTGGGTTTTTCAGTAACAGTAAGGCAGGAAACACAAATATCAGAGTTAGGAGGTTCCAAGACAACAGCAAGTCTAATGCTGAAAGTAATTAACTGGATATCAGTGAATCATTAGCCCAGTTCTGCCTGGTGGACCAGTAGATTTCCCCCCAGTACagcacatcagacacacagtgacCCCTACTGGTAGCATAATACTattacagacacaaaaactcACTCAGTGTACACTGACTCTTTGGCTTCATTATAATGTAATGAGGTATCCACTGCACTGAACTGGTTTGCACAAATATACCACAGACACCTTTTGATCAGATTGGAAATGACTCCTGAACTGACAGTCCTAAATCCTAATATATGCAGGCATATGAACACAGGAGTACTAtgagtgacagttttgacattCACTCTATTTGTCCCAAATGAATGAGTGCTCCTTGGGTTAAATAAATCCCTGGAACCTTCATTCACAAATATCAGCTCTTTGCCATCAAATAAACTTTGTCCTTGGCTTCATTTCAACAGCTCCCTCCTGTTTTCATTCCAAAAGTCACTGCCTCGATTGAAGGCAAACACAAGAGAACAAACTTCACTTTAAAGCAGCTCTGTTTTTGAGCTCCTGTCTAAACCTGTGCCACCATGGACAAATCCGTCCATACATTATTACTGCTAATATCCCTGCTATCCATCCAcaccgtgtgtgtgtatggtgaGGGTTTTGTACTGATGCCCATTGAACTTGCTCCTATACCCTGCAACGACAAAGCAGTGGAGAAGCTGTCTCGGCTGGCTGTCACTTACATCAATGAGGATCGCACCGATGGCTATAAGTTTGCCCTCAATCGCATTGCAAACGTCCACCTGCACGCTCAGGTCAGTACAGAGGCTAATTCTCagtgggaaaagctgctggaggTTGTTGTGAAAATCTGTCATTGGGTGATTTGTTCATGCTTAACCAGAGTGGAAAGGTTATTTTCCCTCCAGTTGTTGCTACAATATCAAAACATCTCAATGAAAAAGAGATACACATTGATAGTTTTAACCAGCCGTGGCCAGTCTTCATATCACTGGGACCACATTTGACAAGATTTGTGTCTAGCTGTTAAAAATGAATGTGCACAGTCAAACTTCTAATCAGAAGTAACTCTCTTACATTGTCACAATGTGCTGACTCTTAGTCTGGTGAAATGATAATGAAATTAAACTCTGCTTCTCAAGGACTCACTGTAGTCTCTGGTTCACAGTTTAGCAACCACTGGATCAAATCAAAGCTCTGAAAAATAGCAGTAATTGCATTAGTGTTCAGCCACTAAGGACTGAGAGGAACaataaatatttgttgtctgcACTTTGCTGTGAATGACCGCCATCAGTGCGTGTCCCTTTTAATAAATGTAACATTGAAATCAAAGTACATAATTTTATGTCCTGGAATGAGAGGCCGTCTCCTTTTCACGCCTCATGAAAAAATGCCTTTAGGACTGAAGCGACTGTTAATAAAGTCCAGGTCATTTCAGTGCAGGACTGCTGGGACAAACCTTGCACAACACACTTGATGAACTTCATGCTGTCAGCTGCTGAAGGCTATAGTGGTCCGACTGTGGGATAGATCAGGTTTTAAGAGGCTCGGTTCAACTTCATGACCTAAAAGAGCTGCCATTACACCTGCTCCAAGTGTTGGCATTTGTTTTCAGTGCTGCGGCTCAAATCAATATTGGGTGGAATTATAAAGCATCGAAGAAATGGCTCTCTAAATATGTTGTTTAACACAAGATGGTACTTGGCAGGAGACATCTCATAAATTTGAATCTTGGATATGCATTAACATTCATTTAAGGTTGCTACTTTGCCCATAACAAATGTAATACTGGTGTTTATATATTTACTACTGTAGGGAAATCTGTCCATGCAGCACTGTttactcctcctctctctgttacCTCTGTTTGCATTGTGACTGTCAGGGCCCGGCAGGCAATGTGTATTACATGGACCTGGATGTCCTGGAGACCAAGTGTTACATAGGCAGCCCAAAACCATGGAAACGCTGTGACGTCAGACCCTTCATGGAAACagtaggacacacacacatatacaaacaaacacacgtgCCTGTCCTCGTACTATACCTGTGAGGACTCTTACTTGTAAGCAGTAACCACATTATAAAAAGGGCAGTTTAATACAGTCACCTATAAAGACACCTTTATTTTGAAGAGTTGATTTGCAAATTGTACAATTAGTCTCACATTCACCTACCGctctaaagtttggggtcacttagaaatgtacttatttttcaaagaaaaatatttttttttcattcaagataacattaaactaattagaaatacagtctagacattgttaatgtggtaaatgactattctagctggaaacggctgatttttaatggaatatctccataggggtacagaggaacatttccagcaaccatcactcctgtgttctaatgctacattgtgttagctaatggtgttgaaaggctaattgatgattagaaaacccttttgcaattatgttagcacatgaataaaagtgtgagtcttcatggaaaacatgaaattgtctgagtgaccccaatcTTTTAAACAGTAGTTTATATTATTTGGTCATTTGCAGTGCAGTTCCTGATTGAAAACTAATATTAAGTCCTCTGCTAAAAACAGGCCTTTGAAATAGGAACACAAGTCAGAATTTCCTCACTGAAAAATGTGGTCCTCATATTGACAGAAGATTATCAGAAAAggaatatttttagttttaattcaTTACCAAGTCTACTACTGAAGATAGTACTGGTCGACTAAAGGGGCTTTAATTGTGCCAACAAGGAATTCTGTCCATTTTACCATTTTCAGCAAGTCTCTGGAAACTGCAACACCACCATTCTGCACACACCAGAGGGCTACTCCTACCTGTACAGCTACGACTGCGCTCTAGTGCCAGGTAACATTGGCATACAGTTATATTACTACACATTCCATTACTTTGATAGATTCATGTAGCTCGCCGGATATATACAGAATGTAAAGTGATGAGCAACAATGAGCTAGCTTTCAATGGTTAAATCAAGTCAAATTTGACAGGGATCGCTCTGTATTGTGTTTTAAGACAGACTATGTTTTTTACTCTGGACGGTTCTggtatgaatttaaaatgaagaagGTGTCTCGTTAAAATCCCAGATGTAACATCATTTACTGCATAAAGTTcatgagaaagaaaagcaaaagaaatgtATCTCAGAGTAGACATGTCTCACTGTGGACGTTTTCATTCAATTTGTCACGCGCAGGTGTAACTAATCGCATGAACAATGGTTTACTGGCAGAGCTAAATGGACCTGAGCcattattaattaataattagctACACTTGTGTATTTCCCACCGTGAGAAATCAAAATGTCGGCCATGAAAATGTCAGTTGGTTTCACCCTGATCtaaatctctcttttttttttttttttttttacacaatgcTTATTGTTTAGATTATTTCTTGGCAATGCAAACCCATGAAGGTCTTTTGCCACTATGGCTGTTAAAATCTTTTTTGGTTTAAATTTCAGTGGTTGTTTGCTGACGATTTGCAGAGGTCACCAAACTCAAAGATGTCCTTAAATCAGTCAATCCTCATAGCATTCTGATTGTAATCTGTTTCAAATGACAGTGCTTTACCATAACATGCATAATGTTTCGCTGGATGTAATTTCAATGCTAAGGTTTCCTAAAACATCCTGATTATCTCCCTCTGGTTTCTGCAGATCCTCCAGAGAAGCTCCAGCAGACCTGTCCAACCTGTCCCGTCCTGCTTCCTGAAGACAGTCCACAGGCCGTGACTGCTGCTCGGCTCACTCTGACCCAATATAAGATGCAGTCCACTCTGGGTATAGGACTTGGAGTGAAAAGGATCACCAGAGCTGCAGCACAGGTACAACTGCATGTACAATTCTAAACTCTGATGGAAGAAACGATGCTCTGGGGCTGATGTCATTTCTCAGCAATGTGCTGAATGTTATCTTTGTGGGGAAATATGCTCAAGAAAAGTCTCAGCAGATGGTACAGTGCAGTTTTGAGCTTCTGTGTGCCAGATGATAACCACTGCTGCTCAACAATAACCATAATGTAATAGTAATAGAAGAGTCTGGCAACATTGCAAAGGATTATTGAAGGTACTTTAGACATTACTGTGTGACCCTGCCTTTGTTTGGAGAGCAAATGAGAAACTGAATAGTTTGCTTGGGGACCAAAGCTCAGGATATTGTACTTCTTTGCATTTTGATAGCCCAGCTTTGGGATCTAAACCCACAAAGATTGCTGTTACAGCACATTATAGCGCAAAACTACACTACCtctatttctgtgtgtatgtacggatgtgtttatttgtggaatTTGCCCTTTTCTaaccatttttttaatatatatttcagGCTGTGCCAGTAAAAGCCACCTTTGTGGAGTACACAGTCCAAGAGTGTCCAGAGGGAGTAACAGAAAGAGGCACCTGCCAGCGGCTGACACTCCAATCTGACACAGAGGTATTCAACCAGAGCCAACTTATTCAACATTAGAAGTTATCTAGCCACATGAAACATTTATAATATAGTCATACACTCAGGGGTCTCTTTATTTGATAATTCTGTGCAATCAAATCCTGTTAGGTTTCTTTAGTTCTTCAGTTTTCTGTGAAACTGGTGAAAATTTGTAATTTCAGTCTTTATTTTCAAAGCCTTTGCTGAAATTTGTCTGCACAAAAATATATCAATGGGTAGTTATCATATTCCGGCTCTCTTGTGTGTGTAGAAACCACAAGAATTTTGAAACAACTCTCAAAGTAATTGGTAGCACAGCTGTGTGGAATGTGCAGGTGAATCGAATGAAATGAAGGCATGTAAGTGGAAAAAGCTGCACATCATTCCAGTCTTTGAATTGATCAAACCGCATTGTCTGAAATAGCTCCCTTCATTAAAAGAATGATTATTACGATGACAGTGTGACACTAATTAATGTTGTTGCAAAAAGTCTATTAAACATCGATCAGCCAGCATGTTGTTTACTATCAATGAAGCAGCTCCAGGGAGTGTCACTTGATGACATGACAGATTAATTTCTATGTTTAAAACTGACACCACTAAGAGGCTTTGGTAATTGGTTCTTTTATTAAAGAAACCTGACAGGAAATcttccttttttgtttactttgactCTCTCCTGCTCTGTTACGTTGCTTTGTTTATTGACAGAGTCATCTgaaagaaattaataaaatgctgcatgttcttctctcagactgcaggtttctGTACAGGTTCTGCGCGTGGAGACGTTAACGCTGATCCTGAAGTTCAGGTGTTCTGCGAGATGTATAAAATACAGGTACAAGAggcaaataaaacatatttattatcTTATCACTCAGGGATAATGGCCGCAGTAATTTCtaatagaaaacaacaacaattacaATGATTATGTTATCAATGTGTTGAAGATAGAAGgaaagaagcacaaaataaagcgataaaaaaaaaatccagcttcGCTACAAGCTGTTAACATGATTTCTATATGACATTGTTCTTCCTTGAAAACAAAAGGGGAAATAAATGAGATGAGAATAAACTACATGAATTCAGGACACTTTGACCTTCAGtatgcatgtaaaatttgaaCCACAGACCAAATCAAATTGTTTTAATTGTCCTTCGTTATAATCTGTGAACCATGACAGCACAGTAAAcacaggaaaacagcagcacagatgcTGAGCAATCATAACAGCTCAAATACATGCAAGCCAAGAATGAAGAGAACATTCAAATACAGATGTATGTCAGTAAGAGAGTAACTGTAAGTCACTTCACACTGCAAGGCTGCACACTGGGAATGTAATAAGTCACCGCCTGACCTAGTTTTGATGAATGTTTTaggttctgttttgtttcagatttGACTAAAGAAGCCTTTGGAATAATAATGTAACTCTCTGAATGGTTTCCACAGGCAATTATATTCTGCAGTATCTTACATGCTATGCTAGTGCATGCTTAATCATATGTTTGACATTTAAAGGTGTATGGTCCTGTGCTATAATCATGCTGTTTTCTCATGTCTTTTTAAAGCTGATGTGGGTCATGTATTGTAATACTGCATGACTGAGACTGGTGAGTTTGTGATGTCGTCATTTTGGCATGATCTTGTCTATTTTGTCTCCAGAATGTGGACCACCTCAGACCAGTGCAGCCACAGGGTCACGACCTCCCCCAACCTGCAGTCCCAACTTTTCCACCCATAATTGATGACCCAGGAAACGATCCGCAGCCTGCTCCCTTTGATCCCCAATCACCCACTGATGGTCAGCCGGCGCCGTCCGACCCCATACCTGTTGACCCCGTGCCCCTCGACCCCTCTGTTCCTGTCAACCCCTCCGTAGCTCTCAGCTCTTCTTCCAGTGAATCTGCTGAGAGTCTAACAAACCAGCAACAGAGGCCTCCCAATGCTGGGCCTTATGATTCCTCCTCTGAAGAAGTGGCAGGCCTTGTGGCTCTTCGTCCGCCCTTTAACTTCCGCTACCAGAAGCGTGACCGTAAGAAGCGGCAGGCCTTGATAGAAGCTTCGCCCTCTTACAACCCTGTCTTCCTGGCTGATTTCCCCAGTGGGAACTCTCCGTTCCGATCCTGTCCTGGCGCGGCTCGATACACCACGGTTTAACTGGTGCTGCTGAGAGGTCCATATGTTCATGTATGATTCTATTCAGTGAGAGTCTGGACCAATAAACTGTTCCGCTCCCTGTCACTGGAGGCTTGTAATAATTTGTGCTAATGAGAGGAATGTTGTCTCTTTTTCAGTGGCCCTGAAATgacctctctgctgctgctgtaacagtACTCCCAAAGCACATGAAGCTCAGACATGTATTTGGAAATGACTTCAGATATTTGAACAATTTGAATAAATCTTGGTTTGAATCCTCTGTTTAATGACTTAAATAACTTATAGAATCAATTATGGTGGTATTTAAAATTTAGATTGTAGGCCTGCACATTTAAGAGCTGGAACAGTTTGTCTATTTGTCAAGTAACtgattgaaaagaaaataaatcagcgACTATTTTGGTGAtcagtttaaataatttatcaagCAATATTGCAAAAGCTCTGCCAGTTCCTGTCcacaaatttgtggatttttgccTCACAtagatttttctaaattaaacaTCTTTGCATTCTGGACTGTTTTGGACTTAATCATCTTTAATAGGACTGAACACAtaatcaaaaaagaaaactatttagctgcagtgttttcttgCAAGTCATGTATTGAATT encodes the following:
- the si:ch211-262h13.5 gene encoding alpha-2-HS-glycoprotein, with the protein product MDKSVHTLLLLISLLSIHTVCVYGEGFVLMPIELAPIPCNDKAVEKLSRLAVTYINEDRTDGYKFALNRIANVHLHAQGPAGNVYYMDLDVLETKCYIGSPKPWKRCDVRPFMETQVSGNCNTTILHTPEGYSYLYSYDCALVPDPPEKLQQTCPTCPVLLPEDSPQAVTAARLTLTQYKMQSTLGIGLGVKRITRAAAQAVPVKATFVEYTVQECPEGVTERGTCQRLTLQSDTETAGFCTGSARGDVNADPEVQVFCEMYKIQNVDHLRPVQPQGHDLPQPAVPTFPPIIDDPGNDPQPAPFDPQSPTDGQPAPSDPIPVDPVPLDPSVPVNPSVALSSSSSESAESLTNQQQRPPNAGPYDSSSEEVAGLVALRPPFNFRYQKRDRKKRQALIEASPSYNPVFLADFPSGNSPFRSCPGAARYTTV